In one window of Thermodesulfobacteriota bacterium DNA:
- a CDS encoding DNA internalization-related competence protein ComEC/Rec2, producing the protein MRPLVPVALTVLSGIVVSDQLDFSYGPVLAGLSLSIIALVLAYAFRLGFSRLAVLPIFFFTGALLILPHSSPEIPPGHILDRIRAENIEAVMLGHAIEGRVLEIEPAGRRTRFLIDIERYREGEIWESSSGKALLTVNGRVGLKPGDTVRTFAMLGEPRTFGNPGEFDYKRWLGRRGVFVTGFIKSERLIEITAESSGGPLNVHGMRDRIGKFIESSGLRHRDSLKALIISGQGGIDKELRDAFASTGTAHILSISGLHVGMVAAFCYGLFLLLMKRSETLLLAVPAKKAALALSAAPVVFYGMLAGFPVPTQRAVIMALAFLLSFALGRGKDYINTLALAAIIVMALAPYSVWDASFQLSFVAMASIITLVPGMRSYLEGSGKKENDDGQKTFKALSLAFLKERAVPLVLVTAAAGIGTSPILAWHFNRVSIVGLAANLVVVPLSGIVVPSLFVSAGLLPFSEALALMPLKIADLVFSIMAGAARIFSAIPYASSWVSPPPLHELAIFYALVVCAVRLEWRRARLPVIALAALLLASYGGRGFFYEGDSGKLTVTFLSVGQGDSSFIEFPDGTTMLVDGGGLNNPDFDTGERVVAPFLRSKGVMKIDYMLLSHAQQDHMGGLPFIAENFRVGEFWWNGRGDLGRLGTILEERGVRARVVNASTPEIPIGGATVGILHPAESTEGLDLNESSVVMRVSYGEESFLFTGDIGKSEALLSGPALASTVLKVPHHGSRNSSSAGFLAAVAPEIAVVSTARLNSFGFPHRETLERYSALGVRVMRTDSGGAIVVTTGGKGVDARQYLTGSGP; encoded by the coding sequence ATGCGCCCACTCGTCCCTGTTGCCCTTACCGTCCTGTCCGGGATAGTAGTCTCGGACCAGCTGGACTTTTCCTACGGCCCGGTGCTCGCCGGGCTTTCACTCTCAATAATCGCTCTCGTACTGGCGTACGCGTTCAGGCTCGGGTTCAGCCGCCTCGCGGTCCTCCCGATTTTTTTCTTTACGGGCGCGCTTCTGATCCTCCCCCACTCAAGCCCGGAAATCCCGCCGGGCCACATACTTGACCGCATCCGGGCCGAAAATATCGAAGCCGTAATGTTAGGCCACGCGATAGAGGGGCGCGTACTCGAGATCGAGCCGGCCGGAAGGAGGACCAGGTTTCTAATCGATATCGAGAGATACCGGGAAGGCGAAATTTGGGAATCTTCAAGCGGAAAGGCCCTTCTGACCGTCAACGGCAGGGTTGGCCTCAAGCCCGGGGATACGGTGCGGACATTTGCCATGCTCGGCGAGCCCCGTACCTTCGGCAACCCCGGAGAGTTCGACTACAAGCGCTGGCTCGGGAGAAGGGGTGTTTTCGTTACCGGGTTCATAAAGAGCGAGAGGCTAATAGAAATAACCGCGGAGTCCTCCGGAGGGCCGCTCAATGTCCACGGGATGCGGGACCGTATAGGGAAGTTCATCGAGTCGAGCGGGCTCAGGCACAGGGACTCCCTCAAGGCGCTCATCATATCCGGCCAGGGCGGCATAGACAAGGAACTCAGGGACGCGTTCGCCTCAACGGGCACGGCCCACATACTTTCCATATCAGGCCTCCATGTGGGCATGGTCGCGGCATTCTGCTACGGGCTTTTTCTTCTCCTCATGAAGCGGTCAGAAACGCTCCTCCTTGCGGTTCCGGCTAAAAAGGCCGCTCTTGCGCTCTCGGCGGCGCCGGTCGTTTTCTACGGGATGCTTGCAGGCTTCCCGGTCCCCACCCAGAGGGCGGTCATAATGGCGCTCGCCTTCCTCCTCTCCTTCGCGCTCGGCAGGGGAAAGGACTACATCAATACGCTCGCCCTCGCGGCCATAATCGTCATGGCGCTTGCCCCCTATTCCGTGTGGGACGCCTCCTTCCAGCTGAGCTTCGTAGCGATGGCTTCCATCATAACCCTCGTCCCCGGGATGAGGAGCTATCTTGAAGGAAGTGGAAAAAAGGAAAATGATGACGGGCAAAAGACATTCAAAGCGCTCTCCCTCGCATTCCTTAAAGAACGGGCCGTGCCTTTGGTCCTGGTGACTGCAGCCGCGGGAATTGGTACCTCTCCCATTCTTGCGTGGCATTTCAACAGGGTGTCGATAGTCGGGCTTGCGGCAAACCTCGTCGTAGTGCCCCTTTCGGGCATAGTCGTGCCCTCTCTATTCGTCTCAGCCGGGCTACTCCCTTTTTCAGAGGCCCTGGCCTTGATGCCGCTCAAGATAGCCGACCTTGTCTTCAGCATCATGGCGGGCGCGGCACGGATTTTCTCTGCCATCCCCTACGCCTCCTCGTGGGTATCCCCGCCCCCGCTCCACGAATTAGCGATATTCTACGCCCTCGTTGTTTGCGCTGTCAGGCTTGAATGGAGGCGCGCGAGGCTCCCGGTCATTGCCCTTGCGGCTCTTTTATTGGCGAGCTACGGGGGCAGGGGATTTTTTTACGAAGGGGATTCAGGCAAGCTCACGGTCACTTTCCTGAGCGTGGGGCAGGGAGACTCCTCTTTTATAGAATTCCCTGACGGCACGACCATGCTCGTTGACGGAGGCGGGCTCAACAACCCGGACTTCGACACGGGCGAGAGGGTAGTTGCCCCGTTCCTGAGGTCAAAGGGAGTAATGAAGATAGATTACATGCTCTTGAGCCACGCCCAGCAGGACCACATGGGAGGCCTGCCGTTCATAGCTGAAAACTTCAGGGTTGGCGAGTTCTGGTGGAACGGCCGCGGGGATCTCGGCAGGCTCGGGACTATCCTGGAAGAGAGGGGTGTGCGAGCCAGGGTCGTTAACGCCTCTACGCCTGAAATACCGATCGGCGGTGCAACGGTCGGAATACTCCATCCGGCTGAGAGCACGGAGGGCCTGGACCTGAACGAGTCGTCGGTTGTCATGAGGGTCTCATACGGCGAAGAAAGTTTCCTTTTTACCGGGGACATAGGGAAGAGCGAGGCGCTCCTTTCGGGCCCGGCCCTCGCCTCTACCGTGCTGAAGGTGCCGCACCACGGCTCCAGGAACTCGTCAAGCGCGGGGTTCCTTGCCGCCGTGGCCCCCGAGATAGCCGTAGTCTCGACGGCAAGGCTTAATTCCTTCGGGTTCCCTCACAGGGAGACGCTTGAGAGGTACTCGGCCCTGGGCGTACGGGTCATGCGGACCGACTCGGGCGGGGCGATCGTGGTCACGACCGGCGGCAAGGGTGTGGACGCAAGGCAGTATTTGACTGGCAGCGGCCCGTAG
- the uvrC gene encoding excinuclease ABC subunit UvrC, which translates to MTAIEEKLAKLPQLPGVYMMKGASGEVLYIGKAKDLRARVRSYFREGGDGRYAVRFLSSRTADIDYIVTTNEKEALLLEDTLLKRHKPRYNIRLKDSKTYVSIKITMKEKFPRILVTRQRKKDGSRYFGPYISAREVRDTIKFIRRIFPLCVCSEGEFRNRVRPCLDYQIGLCAAPAAGLISEEAYSELVDGAIMFLEGKNRELLRMLREKMKEASAALEFEKAARLRDRVLSIEGMLEEQKVVAARAADQDVFAFIRERESIVLQALYIRDGRLTGGSDYFFHDAGLPDEEILSSFVAEYYRGERFVPDEAIVQTELDDRELLEDWLSEKKGRRVAITMPHRGGKAKLLQMARSNAAEALRKRSEAALSKAGVVEELQKRLRLKGAPHRIEAFDISNIGGSQAVGAMVAFRDGEPDKDSYRLFRIRGLEGPDDYAMMYQVLSRRFLMEGAGKGPGFPDLVLVDGGKGQLNIAIEALKELGVRGVEARALAKDRDNGPPAKGAKPKGERVFIPGVKDPILLKEGSKPDLLVRRIRDEVHRFAISYHRKLRSKEIGSLLDRVPGIGGKKKKALFERFGDLESILNADLQELMSIPGITERLAEEIRKLKGQGSGGE; encoded by the coding sequence ATGACCGCCATCGAAGAAAAACTCGCGAAACTGCCCCAGCTCCCTGGCGTTTACATGATGAAGGGAGCATCGGGCGAGGTCCTCTACATCGGGAAGGCAAAGGACCTCCGGGCGCGGGTGCGCTCGTATTTCAGGGAGGGCGGGGACGGCAGGTACGCCGTCAGGTTCCTCTCATCCAGGACAGCCGATATCGACTATATAGTCACCACGAACGAGAAGGAGGCCCTTCTCCTCGAAGACACGCTCCTTAAGAGGCACAAGCCCAGGTACAACATACGCCTCAAGGACAGCAAGACCTATGTGAGCATCAAGATAACGATGAAGGAGAAGTTCCCCCGCATACTCGTTACCAGGCAGAGGAAAAAGGACGGATCGAGGTACTTCGGCCCCTACATCTCGGCCCGCGAGGTGAGGGACACGATAAAGTTCATCCGGAGGATATTCCCGCTCTGCGTCTGCTCGGAGGGCGAGTTCAGGAACAGGGTAAGGCCGTGCCTCGACTACCAGATAGGGCTCTGCGCGGCCCCGGCTGCCGGGCTCATATCCGAAGAGGCCTACAGTGAGCTCGTGGACGGTGCGATAATGTTCCTTGAAGGGAAGAACAGGGAGCTCCTTAGAATGCTCCGGGAGAAGATGAAGGAGGCTTCGGCGGCGCTCGAGTTCGAGAAGGCCGCAAGGCTCAGGGACAGGGTGCTGTCGATAGAGGGGATGCTCGAGGAGCAGAAGGTGGTTGCGGCCAGGGCGGCCGACCAGGACGTTTTCGCATTTATCAGGGAAAGGGAATCGATAGTGCTGCAGGCCCTCTACATACGCGACGGCAGGCTCACGGGCGGGAGCGACTACTTCTTTCACGACGCGGGACTGCCGGACGAGGAGATACTCTCTTCGTTTGTCGCGGAGTACTACAGGGGCGAGCGTTTCGTGCCTGACGAGGCCATCGTGCAGACGGAGCTGGATGACAGGGAATTACTGGAGGACTGGCTCTCCGAGAAAAAGGGGAGAAGGGTCGCCATTACTATGCCGCATAGGGGCGGAAAGGCGAAGCTTCTTCAAATGGCCCGATCGAACGCGGCAGAGGCCCTCCGGAAGCGCTCCGAGGCCGCTCTTTCCAAGGCTGGTGTGGTAGAGGAGCTTCAAAAGAGGCTCCGCCTGAAGGGCGCGCCGCACAGGATCGAGGCCTTCGACATATCCAACATAGGCGGAAGCCAGGCCGTGGGCGCGATGGTCGCCTTCAGGGACGGCGAGCCGGACAAGGACTCCTACAGGCTCTTCCGGATAAGGGGGCTCGAAGGGCCTGACGACTATGCGATGATGTACCAGGTCCTGTCGCGGAGGTTCCTTATGGAGGGGGCCGGAAAGGGCCCGGGCTTCCCCGACCTCGTCCTGGTGGACGGGGGCAAGGGGCAGCTCAATATAGCGATCGAAGCCCTTAAGGAGCTCGGCGTGAGGGGTGTCGAGGCGAGGGCGCTCGCAAAGGACAGGGATAACGGGCCTCCGGCAAAGGGCGCCAAGCCAAAAGGCGAGCGTGTCTTCATCCCTGGAGTAAAAGACCCCATACTACTCAAGGAGGGCTCGAAACCGGACCTCCTCGTACGGAGGATACGGGACGAGGTCCACAGGTTCGCAATTTCCTACCATAGGAAACTGAGGTCAAAAGAGATCGGCTCGCTCCTTGACCGGGTGCCGGGCATAGGAGGAAAAAAGAAAAAGGCCCTCTTCGAGAGGTTCGGAGACCTGGAGTCTATACTGAACGCCGACTTACAGGAGCTCATGTCTATACCGGGGATAACGGAAAGGCTCGCGGAAGAGATAAGGAAGCTAAAGGGCCAGGGCAGCGGCGGGGAATAG
- a CDS encoding DUF4124 domain-containing protein, whose protein sequence is MRLIPFLLAALVLAPPAYAELYYWTDGQGNVHITDSLEKVPQEWRGKVRVQKEEEAPKGPQFETETPPPLPVEPGAVLYGDQTFDWWRISLARKKGEINELQQAINVKTNYVEVFEAGRRFGQVFASEQVAKYNLYKEELPADLRNLAALREEYGELQRKARIAGVPKEAREP, encoded by the coding sequence ATGAGGCTTATACCGTTTCTCCTCGCCGCGCTTGTCTTGGCCCCTCCGGCATACGCCGAGCTCTATTACTGGACCGACGGGCAGGGGAACGTCCACATAACCGACAGCCTGGAAAAGGTCCCCCAGGAATGGCGCGGCAAAGTGAGGGTTCAGAAGGAAGAAGAGGCTCCAAAAGGGCCTCAGTTCGAAACCGAAACACCGCCCCCTCTCCCTGTCGAGCCAGGGGCTGTCCTCTATGGCGACCAGACGTTCGATTGGTGGCGGATTTCGCTGGCCCGGAAAAAAGGCGAGATTAACGAGCTCCAGCAGGCGATCAACGTGAAAACGAATTACGTGGAGGTATTCGAGGCCGGAAGGAGGTTCGGGCAGGTCTTCGCATCCGAGCAGGTCGCGAAGTACAATCTCTACAAGGAGGAGCTTCCGGCGGACCTGAGGAACCTGGCCGCGTTGCGTGAGGAATACGGGGAGCTCCAGAGGAAGGCGCGGATAGCCGGGGTGCCCAAGGAGGCAAGGGAGCCCTGA
- a CDS encoding MBL fold metallo-hydrolase, with product MLIRCWGSRGSVPVSGREFIKYGGDTTCVEVVSASGDLIILDAGTGIRLLGNRLSNNGTRKINLLLTHAHWDHLFGFPFFKPIYSKGSEIKIYGPQPTQDSLKRIISKTMTAPNFPVEFEDIKADISFLGMGFNGYSIGSVNVSTIPLSHPNMGVGYRLEEDGKAFVFLTDNELAYRHPFGLGYEGYREFSKGADLLFHDAEYRKEEYEAGTKGWGHSAYLDAVRLAMEAGVRKLGLFHQNQDRTDDQVDGIVEECRELIKKNGSGLECLAVAAGTEIEI from the coding sequence ATGCTTATCAGGTGCTGGGGTTCGAGGGGTTCCGTCCCTGTGTCCGGCAGGGAGTTCATAAAATACGGCGGCGACACGACCTGCGTAGAAGTCGTGAGCGCCTCGGGCGACCTCATAATACTGGACGCGGGGACCGGCATAAGGCTCCTGGGGAACAGGCTCTCCAACAACGGGACCCGGAAGATAAACCTCCTCCTTACGCACGCCCACTGGGACCACCTCTTCGGGTTCCCGTTCTTCAAGCCGATTTACTCGAAGGGGAGCGAGATAAAGATATACGGGCCGCAGCCCACGCAGGATTCCTTGAAGCGCATAATCTCAAAGACAATGACCGCGCCCAACTTCCCGGTAGAGTTCGAGGACATCAAGGCGGACATAAGTTTTCTCGGCATGGGCTTCAACGGCTACTCCATAGGGTCGGTAAATGTCTCGACCATACCGCTCAGCCATCCCAACATGGGCGTGGGCTACAGGCTCGAAGAGGACGGAAAGGCCTTCGTATTCCTTACGGACAACGAGCTTGCCTACCGGCACCCCTTCGGCCTCGGGTACGAGGGATACCGCGAGTTCAGCAAGGGGGCGGACCTCCTCTTCCACGACGCCGAGTACCGAAAAGAGGAATACGAGGCCGGCACGAAAGGCTGGGGTCACTCGGCCTACCTTGACGCGGTGCGGCTCGCGATGGAAGCTGGCGTAAGGAAGCTGGGGCTGTTCCACCAGAACCAGGACAGGACCGACGACCAGGTCGACGGCATCGTCGAGGAATGCAGGGAACTTATAAAAAAGAACGGCTCAGGGCTCGAATGCCTGGCCGTTGCGGCTGGTACTGAAATAGAGATCTGA
- the larC gene encoding nickel pincer cofactor biosynthesis protein LarC, producing the protein MKLLYFDCPMGISGDMFLASLIDLGVDRRLILKEVRKLKVDRIEVAVGKELRHSISCTSFRVKLRESSHHRTFRDIKRIISGSSLSPGVKKLSTEIFRIIAEAEGKVHGISADEVHFHEIGAMDSIIDIVGAAVALEAIGPERVICSPLPLGSGWTTTMHGKLPIPAPATLEILKGAPVASSPIEFELTTPTGAAIMKAAASFGPMPAMTVERVGYGAGKKDLKERANIVRAVLGSKGALGGPEGERLHVIETNIDDMSPELSGYLIEKLISSGALDAFHTAVQMKKSRPGVLLTVLAKEEDRARLMEMIFRESTSIGVRSYPVERHCLDRKVLKVRTPFGTVSVKASYLSGRAVNAQPEYEDCRLLAEKKGVALKVVMDSAKAAALERLG; encoded by the coding sequence ATGAAACTCCTCTACTTCGACTGCCCGATGGGCATAAGCGGCGACATGTTCCTTGCTTCCCTAATAGACCTCGGGGTCGACAGGCGGCTCATATTGAAAGAGGTCCGAAAGCTCAAGGTCGACAGGATAGAAGTGGCCGTGGGCAAAGAGCTTCGCCATTCCATATCCTGCACCTCCTTCAGGGTGAAACTACGCGAGAGCAGCCACCACAGGACCTTCAGGGACATAAAAAGAATAATCTCCGGAAGCTCCCTTTCGCCCGGCGTAAAAAAACTGAGTACCGAAATATTCAGGATAATCGCGGAGGCCGAGGGCAAGGTCCACGGCATAAGCGCGGATGAGGTCCATTTCCACGAGATAGGCGCGATGGACTCGATAATCGACATCGTGGGAGCGGCTGTGGCGCTCGAGGCGATCGGGCCGGAGAGGGTAATATGCTCCCCTCTGCCGCTCGGCTCGGGCTGGACAACTACCATGCACGGGAAGCTCCCCATCCCCGCACCCGCCACGCTTGAGATACTGAAGGGCGCTCCGGTAGCGTCCTCGCCAATCGAGTTCGAGCTTACGACGCCCACGGGCGCGGCCATCATGAAAGCTGCCGCCTCATTCGGGCCCATGCCCGCCATGACAGTCGAGAGGGTCGGGTACGGGGCCGGGAAAAAAGACCTTAAGGAGCGGGCGAATATCGTAAGGGCGGTCCTCGGCTCTAAAGGCGCCCTGGGCGGGCCCGAAGGCGAGAGGCTCCACGTCATTGAGACGAACATAGACGACATGAGCCCTGAGCTTTCGGGCTATCTTATCGAGAAGCTTATCAGTTCCGGCGCGCTCGACGCATTCCATACCGCGGTCCAGATGAAAAAGTCCAGGCCCGGCGTCCTCCTCACTGTCCTTGCGAAAGAAGAAGACCGGGCGCGGCTCATGGAGATGATATTCAGGGAATCCACCTCCATAGGGGTAAGGTCCTATCCGGTGGAGAGGCACTGCCTTGACAGGAAGGTCCTCAAGGTCAGGACCCCTTTTGGCACCGTAAGCGTCAAGGCATCGTACCTTTCAGGCAGGGCCGTAAACGCGCAGCCCGAGTACGAGGACTGCCGCTTGCTGGCCGAGAAGAAGGGCGTGGCGCTTAAAGTGGTAATGGATTCCGCAAAGGCAGCGGCGCTGGAAAGATTGGGGTAA